The genomic stretch TGGAGTGCGGATTTAAACAATTTTGCTTCCTTCAGCTACGAGTCCATAATTGCTACACTTTGCGAGAGCTTAGACACCTTGGATGAGCCAGAGGCAAAGGTACTTAACAGGGCATGGGCCTTCTGGCATCGCTTCTTAATGTTTTCTTTAAGGCGTAATCACACATATCTATCTGTGCAGGCATCAATGATCTGGATTATTGGTGAATATGCTGAAAGAATTGATAATGCTGATGAGCTTTTGGAAAGCTTTTTGGAAACTTTTCCGGAGGAACCTCCACAAGTCCAGTTGCAATTGCTAACAGCAACAGTTAAACTTTTCCTAAAGAAGCCTACTGAAGGCCCACAACAGATGATACAGGTGTGTTTTGTAGATCCCCTGTATCTTATGCATACCCTCAACCGGTTGCTATAGTGTATGCTTAATCCACCACTTTTCTGATCATCTGGACCCCATGCCCCTAGTTGAGCGTACATATCTTTAACGCTTCCCTCTTTTCAGATGTTTGATTGTATGAAAAGATAATGAGAAGAATCTTTTTGAATGTTGAATAAAAATTTGTAGAAGTCAGGATCAAAAGAGCGACTAATTTATATGCTGTAATTGTTATCTAAGCTTGTTTGGAACTAACCTAATGCTATGTTCTCATTAATAGGTTGTTCTGAATAATGCAACTGTCGAGACTGATAACCCAGATCTTAGAGATCGTGCATATATATATTGGCGACTCCTCTCGACTGATCCAGAGGTATGCAAGTGATTTTTCTTTAGTTCTGAAGCCAGTTTGTCCTTTGTTGACCATGATTCCACTCTCATGTACTCATTAgtggaaaatgatttttttttattatagtttGCATATCAATTTTTACCTCTAGTAATCTAAAGGTAGAAAAGAAGTACTACTCTATTAGAAATTCTGTGAACATGTGCATGGTGCACCTGTGATATTAGTGGAATGAGTTTGGGGGTTGGGAGTATGGAAATCACAGAACCTTGTATTTTAATCGTACAATACGCTGTGATCCTCTCTGaacattatttcattttttgttttgcaTTTGAAGTTTCTGTGCCCAGTTCTTGCATTTCCTTTGTAATGTGGTGTAGCCCTTTTAGCTAATGTATGTTTGTATGGCACTTCTTTAGTCTGTATTGTCTGCCTCTTTGTATTAGATCTGCATCTAGGCATGGGATAGAGTTATGTGTAAAGTAGTGATTGAGATTTCTCTGCTTGCGCAAGTAAACTTTTCCTTTGACTTTTCAGGCAGCAAAGGATGTTGTCTTAGCTGAAAAGCCTGTGATCAGTGATGACTCTAATCAACTTGACCCCTCTCTCCTGGATGAGCTTCTTGCCAACATCGCCACATTGTCCTCCGTCTACCACAAGCCACCAGATGCATTTGTGACTCGTGTGAAAACCATTCAGAAAACAGAAGAAGAGGAGTACCATGATGGTGAAGGAGGCTATTCCGAATCTCATGCTCATGCAGCAGCTACAGGTGCATCGCCACCACAAACCACAAGTAATGCGCAATCCTCTGCTGGAAGATCACAGGCTACTCCTGCACCTGTACCTGATTTGCTTGACCTGATGGGCATGGATAATAGCAGTGCCATTGTATCAGCTGATCCCACGACCCCAGCTGGGTATGGCTATTATATTTCAGTCAGTTTGTTatgattaaatttcatgttaAGACATGATTGAAGAGCTGTTTCATAGAATTATACCTTTCATTGTAGGCCCTCCTTGCCAGTTGTGTTACCTGCAGCTACTGGTCAAGGCCTACAAATAAATGCTCAGCTGATAAGGAGAGATGGCCAGGTATTCTACAGCATGTTACTCGAGAACAATTCTCAGGTTCCACTTGATGGGTTTATGATCCAGTTCAACAAGAACACATTTGGTCTTGCAGCGGGTGGACCTCTGCAGGTAATTGTAATGCTGTTTTGCATTCTGCGTTCATATGTTAGATCTCCTCTACACTTTCCATGAGCTAATATTGCATTTCAATCAGGTTCCACCAATACAACCTGGGACGTCTGCAAGCACTCTTTTGCCTATGGTTTTATTCCAGAACGTATCTCCCGGTCCACCAAGCTCACTTCTGCAGGTTGCTGTGAAAAATAATCAGCAACCTGTCTGGTATTTCAATGACAAAATTCCGTTGTCTGTATTATTTTCAGAAGATGGAAGAATGGAGCGATCCTCATTCCTTGAGGTATGATATTCTAGCCGTCTGTAGCATTCAATACCAAGATTAGTACTTACTGTGGGAACTCACCTTTTCTCCTGCCAATTTACATAGACATGGAAATCTTTACCTGATTCAAATGAGATCTCCAAGGACTTCCCAACATTCGTGATGACTAGCGTTGAAGCAACATTAGACCAGCTGGCTGCATCCAACATGTTCTTCATCGCCAAGCGCAAGCACTCAAATCAGGACGTGTTGTATCTCTCGGCCAAGATTCCTAGAGGAATCCCTTTCCTGATTGAACTTACAGCAGCCGTTGGCGTCCCTGGCCTCAAATGTGCAATAAAAACAACAGGTCTGGAAATGGCTCCTCTTTTCTTCGAAGCAATGGAGAGCCTCCTCAAAAGTTAGCAGGTCGTCTCGGTCCATTTCTCTTGATTCCCGGGGGGATCTGTTGCAGTTTTCGTTTTTGATATAGGTTTTGTTGATTTTCATAAATCTGCAATCAATGTGATCGAAACGCATTTTCATTGGTCATCTACTGTAATCTTTCTGCTATCAATCAAGGACCGAATAACTCAATAGTGATATGTATTTGATTCTTGCATTCGATATTTCTGTATGCATAGATTGTAGTGGCTCTCAGATTTATTTTGCCTTTTCCTATTATGTATGAATATTTCTTTAAATATTGATTTGAGTTTGAAACTTGATGTGAAAAAAGACTTTGTTTTCTATCTATTTTCTTTGAACAACTAGtttagtcctaggtttaatggCAATCACTggataaaatttaatattcagAGTAAAGAAGTGGATGAACTTAGAATTTATAGACAAAATTATGAAATTCCTTTCTTAGGACAAGTAACGGAAAAGAATATAGTTACTAGAATTGTAGATTACAGATGCTTCTTTTTCTAGGGGGAACATCACAGGTGTGCCGAATTCGCCTTTGGCGGAATCCGACTAATTCTGCTCGACCGGATTTACGGATTAAGGCCAAAAGTCTCTCAGTAGGTTGAGGGATTTGAACCCGTGATCTCAAGGTCACTACAGCTTCGCACTGCAAACTATGTTGCGACTCGTTTTCTTTAATTGATGCTATTGCTATACATGTGAACTTACGCTGCCAGTTTCTTCTTAAAATAGAGGAAAAACACTATATTAATCATTGCAAAAATATTCAATAATTCGAAGCCAACATCAGATGTTAACATCATCCGGAAAATAACGAAATTTGTTCAACTGTGTGCCGCTTGATTGGCTTCCCTCCGAGTTTGTTAAAAATCAAAACCATTTAGGCCCACCACCCCTTACTCATGAGTCATGACATGACTAAGAAAGTAGAAAAAGTTCCACCATTAATTGCTCAACCACAACAGTTAGTTGTTTTGTCCTTATATCAAGAGAGGCAATAcgatgacacgagttttaagaggAGAAAATCGACACAGAAAAAGCAGAAAATTTTCAAAAGGCTACATTTCATCCTATTGTGAAATAAGAGGAGAAGCAAACAGGCCCACCCAATTTCATGACTGCAAACACATAGTTATTCGTGCCTTGCCTAATCATTTATGACATCTTTCTATACTCCAAAGTCTCCCACTCATACCATCATTCCCACacattattattttctataattattACTACGTCATACCTAACTCCTATAATACAAAACCTTTTCTTATCTACAACTTAATTATCATAACTTAATTTTTTAGATAAGGTTTAGATAAATTCCATAAAATATCAACAAGTATAGCTTAATTGATAAGGAGCTACTGGTATGAGTGAATCGCaactctaaaaatgaaaatgtttcATGACACATAACAGCGAGAGAGACgctcacaaaatttgaaaacaaCCATTGTCTAGTTATCAACATGGATACTCTGTTCCAAAAATAACACATGCAAACCATATAGACAACTCCCCCAGGATTtgaaaatttcacaaaacatCGAAAGAATTTCAAGACATCTTTTGTCTGATCCAACCAAAAAACAGCTGGTGTTGCAAGGACTCAACAAACTAATTAGGTATGAGATTGCAGTCCAAAATATGTATCTTCTGTACAAATGAATCCATGCAATCATGTTGTTTACATCTAACTAGAACACAAAACCTTCACCACGACAACCCTGGATGATTGTTTGTGAAAAGGGGGATCGAAGTTTCAACGCAGGATACGGACAATGATCAGAGTGTAGGATACCAACCTGCTAAAGACGAAACAACCATGGGTAGTAGATGCAGCAGGATTAGTAAGCCATTGCACCAATAGCAATAGTAATGTTAAAGGCAATGGATATGAAAACGCTTCTTCTCTTCCAGTAAATAGTCAAGTAGTACCAAATATATTCTTCACTTCCTTGCAGTATATGCGCAAGAGTATCAAAAATTTTACCGGCTACTTTGCCCGAAACCTTTCAACTTAAAATTCTTGAGCAACCCCCCATTCCTTTTCCTTTGCCCTTTTCCTCGAGTCCTCAGATCCTCTCACGGTCCAAAGTGAATCAAATTTACAGACGTTTCACAAGACAAAATGAGCAAACTACAAGCTAAGGATGTGCCAAACAGACTGAGCAGGTTCATTCATTGTCTATTATCACACAGTAGGTAAAACGTAATACAGTATGTACAGCAACTAAACTCCTGCAGCAGGACTGATAACCATTTCCTGCATCCACAGAAGCAAATATTCAGTATCTTGTAAGTAGCAATATATTCTATTGAAACCGCAACAATATGTTTGATGAGTCAAAATATGCAGACAATTCCAACCTGATCACACACAGGACAGATATCACTTCTTTCCATCCATTCAAGTATACAAGCAAGATGGAAATGATGATCACATTTTGTGAGGATCTTTGGGTTGTCTTCAACATATTCTGCAGTAAGCATAAAAAAGTCCTGATTTTGAATAACAAGAAAGGGTTatcatataataaaatgtaagcaTGTAGATAGTCAGCACCTTCAAGACAAATTGGACAATCATCCTCATCTACTATAGGTGCATCAAGAACTTTGCTGGACTTTTTAAGCTCATCTGAACTTTCATCTTCCATTAATTTTGATGCTTCTAGGTCAACATCCTTCTCTTCATTATCAGGTTGTTTCTTCACCTTAGTTTCCAATGGGCTTCCATGGTTTATGTCTTCTACACGCACTACATTAGTGATGCCCAAAGCCACTTCGGTTTCATGTCCAGATTCTTCTTGATTTCTGGAGGGTGTAGATGGGCGGCCTATATATGTTTCATAAGGTATAGGCGCAGGAGGTGGTCGGTAAGTGTCTGGAACTGACGTGTCTAGATTTGTATCAACCAATAGCCCAGTAGAGAAGGCAGAGATTTCGTTATGCGATGATAAGGGTTCATGCTCTTCAGACACTGGATGCTTCATGCAATGACATCAATACAAGAGAACTAAATAATGTTAGCATCCTCAGAAGTGATACTTATATCAAATGAACAACAGATAAGTTATTTCTTTGCCTTAAGAGTGATAAGATAGTTTTGGCTAACCCATTTCTACTAAGATGGATTAGAACTTTAGGATATCCTAAGGCATTGACAGTTTCTGTAATTTGAGCTAATATGTTTGATTTATCCAATTGCAAGGGGTAGGATTGGAGTTATCCTAATTACGAAAATAAAATCAGTCACAAAAGCTATCAAACTTGAATAGTAAACGCCTAAGAAAACTTATCATTCAGGTCATATATTGTCTAATGTGATTTCTTCTAGTCTTTGGAGTTCAATACCAAGATTATGATCAGATAAATAGTCCTGTTTGTTCAAATTCAAGTAATATGAAAGCAAATTAGATGAGTTCAACAtattgaaatgaaaaataaagatgATGAGGGAAGGTAAAAACGTCTGCAACAATTGTTGCCTCCCAAAGTTTTGGTTCTTATGATTTCCCAGTTCCTGTGGTACAGCTGTATCAATGATGTTGCTTTAAAAAACTCGATTCATGAAGTCACGATCCTAGATGCATAAGCAGCGACAATTGGAACTAAAAGCTCACCACAAATCAACAGGCAACATGGATTTCACTAAAGGTTGTGTTAGCAAGAGTTAAGATTTCAATAAATCCTGCATATTGGAGGTTTTATTTAGCATTAGCTAGTACTCTTAGCTTTAGCAAATAATTACTCATCTTTTATTTCTGCTAGAAGATATGAAAATCCTTCGCTGGCTTATAATGAACATTCCCCTACGATAGCATGCCCAGAACAGTCTAGACCAGAACTAAGGTAAGAAACAAAGCCGGGGATCGGGATAATCTATCAACTAGAGCTGAAGCCCAGATGGGGGATGGAATAGCACTTACATGAAAAAATGGAGGTGACCTATTACGCTCATTTACATCAGACGCACAGCAACAGCAGCAACCTCCCATCTCTGTAAAATTATCTTTTTCATCCACCTGAAGACCCTGGTATTCTGATCATTGCTTTAATCTCTGCACAAAAAAACACAACAACATAGGTTTGTGAGAATAAGTAAATAGCCCTAATTATAGAACAGCAATAACTGAAAACGATATACAGTACGAAAAATCACAGGAAGTGCTCCTGTTAATTTGCCACACAATTTTGGAGATATATAAAAATTCAGAAGGCTTAACATGGAAACAGGCATCAGTTTGAATTAATAACTCCACTAAAGAAAACTTAGCATATAGAGTGGTTGCATTCAACTAATTCATCATCCATACTTTTGTCTCATAGACATACATATgatttagatttttaattacAGTAAAAGTAAAACGCTCTCCCTTTCAATAACTGGTTAATTAGCTTAACCTGACTGATCATCCATCTCTTACCATCTCCTCAGCAAAGAAACAAACAACCAATACAGCATTCTGCCCCAACAACCTACTCCGATAAATTCTTAGGAAGTTTTGCTTATGATCACTATCATTAGATATACAATCAACGAAATAGATTCCACAAGGTAGCATACTAGCTCAATTGCACCAACAAAATAAGTACAGCTAGGTAAAAAGTTGTCAGATTATACTTCCTACTATTCACCAGCGCCAATCATTGAATGCTCCTGCCAAACATACACGGATAACTCCTCAATCCTCATAAAGGATCACATCAAACGAATACACTAATCAAATCAAAAGGAAAATTCCAAATCTCCCCAAACAGAAtaagataattttaaaaatgaaaatagcaCAAACAGAATCATCTAAGATTGCGAGCGAGCGAGCTCATCTTGAATTCGTTGCTAGCATCAGCATACGCAATCAATAACGAAAGTTGAAAAGGTAATCAAATCGGTGTTGAAAGGTAAATTGACGCAGCAAAAGCGAACACATATACACATAGAGATACATATACGCCGCGTGTAGGTACACATCCAATCGCCTGTTTACACGAGATACCTACCTCGGACCGGGGGTGGGGGTGGGATGTACTACCTGTTAATGGTGGAGTTGAATTTGAATAAGCAGAGCAGAGATGGTGACTCTAGATATATTTGTACTCGACTCCAAAGGAGAAACCTCACTTTGGAAAATTCAATTCTACTTTTTTATGGATTATTAATACTGTTAATTAGTGGTAATTCATCTTTTCATTTCATAGTTTCATGAGTACTTAAATGTTTTACAGTATTTACCAGTAGCGATTGACGGTCgtcattataaaaataaatttacaagGGGGATAACTTTTTAGTTTTGCCACGTATCTGTTTGTAGTTAATACTCGTAtgtttattcttcttttatttttgccTCACGAAGAAGATAATACTACTTTCATCTATCAATAATAATCTTG from Salvia splendens isolate huo1 chromosome 15, SspV2, whole genome shotgun sequence encodes the following:
- the LOC121768832 gene encoding beta-adaptin-like protein C: MSGHDSKYFSTTKKGEIPELKEELNSQYKDKRKDAVKKVIAAMTVGKDVSSLFTDVVNCMQTENLELKKLVYLYLINYAKSQPDLAILAVNTFVKDSQDPNPLIRALAVRTMGCIRVDKITEYLCDPLQRCLKDDDPYVRKTAAICVAKLYDINAELVEDRGFLDALKDLISDNNPMVVANAVASLAEIQEHSSRPIFEITSHTLSKLLTALNECTEWGQVFILDALSKYKAVDAREAENIVERVTPRLQHANCAVVLSAVKMILLQMELITSTDVVRNLCKKMAPPLVTLLSAEPEIQYVALRNINLIVQKRPTILAHEIKVFFCKYNDPIYVKMEKLEIMIKLASDRNIDQVLLEFKEYATEVDVDFVRKAVRAIGRCAIKLERAAERCISVLLELIKIKVNYVVQEAIIVIKDIFRRYPNTYESIIATLCESLDTLDEPEAKASMIWIIGEYAERIDNADELLESFLETFPEEPPQVQLQLLTATVKLFLKKPTEGPQQMIQVVLNNATVETDNPDLRDRAYIYWRLLSTDPEAAKDVVLAEKPVISDDSNQLDPSLLDELLANIATLSSVYHKPPDAFVTRVKTIQKTEEEEYHDGEGGYSESHAHAAATGASPPQTTSNAQSSAGRSQATPAPVPDLLDLMGMDNSSAIVSADPTTPAGPSLPVVLPAATGQGLQINAQLIRRDGQVFYSMLLENNSQVPLDGFMIQFNKNTFGLAAGGPLQVPPIQPGTSASTLLPMVLFQNVSPGPPSSLLQVAVKNNQQPVWYFNDKIPLSVLFSEDGRMERSSFLETWKSLPDSNEISKDFPTFVMTSVEATLDQLAASNMFFIAKRKHSNQDVLYLSAKIPRGIPFLIELTAAVGVPGLKCAIKTTGLEMAPLFFEAMESLLKS
- the LOC121769349 gene encoding probable E3 ubiquitin-protein ligase RHB1A isoform X2, whose amino-acid sequence is MKHPVSEEHEPLSSHNEISAFSTGLLVDTNLDTSVPDTYRPPPAPIPYETYIGRPSTPSRNQEESGHETEVALGITNVVRVEDINHGSPLETKVKKQPDNEEKDVDLEASKLMEDESSDELKKSSKVLDAPIVDEDDCPICLEEYVEDNPKILTKCDHHFHLACILEWMERSDICPVCDQEMVISPAAGV
- the LOC121769349 gene encoding probable E3 ubiquitin-protein ligase RHB1A isoform X1, whose amino-acid sequence is MGGCCCCCASDVNERNRSPPFFHHPVSEEHEPLSSHNEISAFSTGLLVDTNLDTSVPDTYRPPPAPIPYETYIGRPSTPSRNQEESGHETEVALGITNVVRVEDINHGSPLETKVKKQPDNEEKDVDLEASKLMEDESSDELKKSSKVLDAPIVDEDDCPICLEEYVEDNPKILTKCDHHFHLACILEWMERSDICPVCDQEMVISPAAGV